The Capra hircus breed San Clemente chromosome 25, ASM170441v1, whole genome shotgun sequence genome has a window encoding:
- the HN1L gene encoding hematological and neurological expressed 1-like protein, whose protein sequence is MFRAPDSEGGRAGSRAAKPPGGEPGDRPEEAAPPRRPDRMASNIFGPTEEPQNIPKRTNPPGGKGSGIFDESGPVQTRPRLNPPGGKTSDIFGSPVAAASPTAHPNKPKDHVLLCEGEDTPDLRASASPRQEPGEPSGPREAACVQEPAPTVDSHEPRLGPRPRSHNKVLNPPGGKSSISFY, encoded by the exons ATGTTCCGGGCACCGGACAGCGAGGGCGGCCGGGCCGGCTCCAG GGCTGCAAAGCCTCCGGGAGGAGAGCCAGGTGATCGTCCAGAGGAAGCCGCGCCTCCCCGCAGGCCGGACAGGATGGCGTCTAATATTTTTGGACCAACCGAAGAACCTCAGAACATACCCAAGAGGACCAACCCCCCCG GGGGAAAAGGAAGCGGTATATTTGACGAATCAGGGCCTGTGCAGACTCGGCCACGTCTGAACCCACCGGGGGGCAAGACCAGTGACATTTTCGGGTCCCCCGTCGCTGCTGCCTCACCCACGGCGCACCCAAACAAGCCCAAG GACCACGTGCTCCTGTGTGAGGGAGAGGACACGCCAGACCTCAGAG CCAGTGCCTCACCCAGACAAGAGCCGGGCGAGCCCAGCGGCCCGAGAGAAGCAGCCTGCGTCCAGGAGCCTGCGCCCACCGTCGACAGCCACGAACCCCGGCTGGGCCCCCGGCCTCGCTCCCACAACAAAGTCCTGAACCCGCCCGGAGGCAAGTCCAGCATCTCCTTCTACTAA